Sequence from the Phragmites australis chromosome 11, lpPhrAust1.1, whole genome shotgun sequence genome:
GTAGTCAGTGATGTACCATACACAAAGGAATCTTCTGCTTTACAGGGCTCGAAAGGCCATGTTTCCTTAAGATTTACCATCTGAGGTTCGAGTGATGCGTTGCCTTTACCTCAGGCCAAGCGACACCTCGATTATTCATCTTGTGGGTCACAGCCCGCTCTTTAAGTCAATTGGTGCACTACCTTTTCCTAAGGACCAATGGCACTTTGACCTCGTGTCCTGCGGGACAATAGGTGCTTGACATCTTTTTCGGAGATGAAAGACATGTTAACCCTTCGAAACGCTAAGGTTGTGCACATAAGGATACTCTCCGGCATATGAAGAAAGTTTTTTGCATAACGAAGAGTTAATTCTTCGGCAACGATGTCATGCACATGTGCGAAGAGTATATAACTCAGGAGTATGAATAAATACTTCTGCCCACATAAAGAACAAGCACTTCGATGTGCTCCTGTATCGCATGTGCACATATACATGAAGAGTAAGTACTTTGGTATATTTATGATAATTAAATACTTCGATACCTAATGCATGTAGAGAATAAACATGTCAATGCGTTGATGCAATATAATGCATGTGAAGTGCAAATATTTGACACTTTGACTTTTCCTTTCTGCGAAGGTGCATTGCCTCTTTTTGAGGGCGAGCGACACTTCAAATTTCCCTACGAGGGTGCATTACCTGAGCACCACTTCAACTTTTCCTTTCCGAAGACTCATTTTGACTCCAGTGTGGGGCTGACACTCTTAGGTCTTGTCATGTTCATGACCCGAAGGTTTGTCTGACCTTCGGAGTGGGGGCATGCATTCTTAGTCCCCGTCTTCTATGCAAGTGTAAACTAGATGCTTTGGCGCGTTAACGCCATGCACCTATAGAAATAAACATATGCATTGATGTCAAACTTGCCTGTGGGGAGATGCTTCGCTGCGCAATGCAGTGCACACATATTAAGAGGCGCTTTGGAAAGAAATAAATACTTTCACATGCGAGGGGTAAATACTTCACCATTTGAAGAATGAATTCTTTCTCATGCAAAGGATAAGAACCATCATATGAAGAATAAATATAGAAGAACCTTCACAATACGGAAGAATAGTTGGTGCTTTACAGTACCTAACACTGACACGACTAAATATTGCTTTTCCAGTTCATAAGATTTTTTAGTTTCTGCATTCTCCTACTACTCAACATTGGACAACAATTGGGAATTGTTCGATCGCCCTCCATGCTAGTAAGTGCTTTCTCGGATGCAGATTGGGCTGGATGTTCATATGATAGGAGATCAACCGGAAGTTGCGCGAAAGTAAGCGATTGTGTAATGGTCAAGTATAGAAGTAGAGTATAAAGTAGTAGCTAATGCAATAACAGAAATTATGTGGATACAAACACTACTTAATGAATTGGGAATTCGGTATCATAAAGCAGCTCGGTTATGGTGTGATAACATGGTGCCACTTACCTTTCAGCCAACCCTATTTTTCATGCAAGAATTAAACACATTGAGGTAGATTATCATTTTGTCAGCGAGAGGGTTTCACAGAAGTTATTGGAAATTCAATTCGTAGCAACAGGAGATCAAGTGGCGGATGGATTCACTAAATCATTATCAGCTTGAGGTCTAGAAGAGTTTAAACACAATCTTAATTTAGGTAAGTTATGATTGAGGAGGAATATTGGAGATAGAGTTGGACTTTGGTTTGAGTTAGGTTAGGCTGGGATTGATCATGTGTGTTAGAGATAGAAGGTTTAACACTAGTCGGACTCCATAGCATTAGAGACAAACATGAGTTCATCTGTTTATTATCGCATATGATCAAAACCAGCCGGATGAAGTTGTATTCCGAATCTGTAACCTTTGCTGCATTTTTGCAGCTCTATAAATACATTACGAGGCGACAATGCTTCCTGATAGATTAGACAAGTTTACAGCTAATACTAAAAGTCAATTGAACCCCCACCAGCGTTTGTCCTTTGAAAAGGGACATATGGGCCGATGAGGTGACCAACTCtgatcactacgtgaaaaaacagacaaaggagacactacatatgatccgtcacttatgataaaagtgatgcgtcgtagttgtgacccgtcactaatccagtcattggtgacgggtgaaaacttgacccgtcaacaatgacgactcatcactcaCAGGTCGTCATAggctagtcattggtgacgagtcAAGTTTTGACGGGTCACCAATAACTaactcatcggtgacgggtctcataggcctgtcataagtgacgttattcagaaatacagaaaatgatccaaacattaaaaaattatttttattttatttttctcttattttttctcacttcagaagcactagaatatgaatcattgtatatttctgctcaagtttgatgcaAGGGGTAACGGCTATGGACAAAAACGCTcgttccgaaaatggtgcagaaactttcggaggcgagaactcaatcttccaagccgttttaGGCCTCAAAAAAATCACTGAACCTGACAACATCGCGGAGAAACGgatgaaactttttctgtagatgtctatagagtcaaaaaatattgaaatcggagtccgtatgcaaaaattatgaccatttaaccgaaggcactccgagtcaactggattttatgtctattgtaaaattaacattgaTGATGGGTTATAACTGTGACTTGTCATTTATGACTTGTAAAAAGTGACgggttgtgacccatcacttatgatccTCGGTAAAATAGTTAAAATGATCTTTTATCCGAGTCCTTTCAGGACGCacgcgaggttgaggtggttaggaaGCTACGCGCGCGAGAGGccgtcgcgagttcgattcccacggaacgtacattctaaaaacagcctgaaaaataggtagaAACACGTGGTGAGTGATGATAGGCCTGAGTTGGATgggcttgggtgaaaaatatttttttaattttttttcgtgTTTAAAAAACGTGAAAACtatatatcagtcataagtgacgagtcacaaacaagtcatgagtgttgacccgtcaccaatgatcttattggtgacgggtccttacccatcacttattacatatcattagtgatgtgttatAAGTATCAGGTACagtacccatcacctataacgaTTATCATCCGTCACCCTTATTCATTTTTCACACAGTAGATCACATAGTGGATCCATCGTTTACTACTCATCAGCAGGGGACACAATGATCTACGGAGTACTATCACACTGACTTCTGAGTTCCCACACTTGCTTATAAATAAGTGTTACTTTAGTGCCATGGCCACGTTCTAGCCATCTCAATCATTGCAGGTACTCAACGCCATAGGAAGATTCAGCGGTATGGAAGCGAACGGCAGGTCGCAAGAACCTCCGCCTCCCCGTAACCTCGCCGTCGATCACGAGTCCCTGCAGCAGAACGGCGATCCCAGGAGGAAGGGTGGATGGATCACCTTCCCTTTCCTCggaggtctctctctctctctctctctcgtgtgcCTGTTGCTTGTTGGAACTTGAGGAATATGTGTTACATTTACGTGCGTGTGTGTATGACATGACATGCATGGTTCAGTGGCGATGCTGGGGCTGGGTGTGGCGACGAGCGGCGCGTTGAGCAACCTAGTGGTCTACCTGATAAAGGAGTACAACGTGCCAAGCGTCGACGCGGCTCAAATCTCCAACATCATCTCCGGCTGCCTGAGCTTGGCACCGGTGGCCGGAGCCATCGTCGCCGATGCTTTCTTCGGCTGCTACCCAATCGTCGCGGTCTCCATGTTCTTCTCCGTCCTGGTGAGTAGTTAGTTGGTTCACGTACGTACCCCGTACGTATTCGTACACAAGAGCTCATATCGATCGGATCGTGCCGTCCTAACTATCGTGCTTGACTAATGCGTGCGCACAGGCCTTGGTCGTGTTCACGCTCACCGCGAGCCTGCGGGGCCTCCGGCCGGCGTCGTGCCAGCTGGGCGCCAGCCCGTGCCAGCCGGCCTCGGCGGGGCAGATGGCGGCGCTGTACGCCGGCGTGTTCTTGATGTGCGTGAGCGCCGCGGGCTCGCGGTTCAACCAGGCGACAATGGGCGCGGATCAGTTCGACGCCGCGGCCGACCGCGACGTGCTCTTCAACtggttcttcatcttcttctacgCCTCCTCCGTGCTCGGCTCCACGGTCATCGTGTACATCCAGGACTCGGTGTCGTGGACGCTGGGGTTCGGCATCTCCGGCGCTGCCGCCGTGGTCGGGCTCGCGGCGCTGCTCCTCGGCACGCGGTACTACCGCCGGCCAGCTGTGCTGGGCAGCCCGTTCACGGGGCTCGCGAGGgtggccgtcgccgccgccatgaAGAGGAAGGTCAACGTGGCTACGTCAGAGGAGTTGAAGTTTTACCACGGACTACGGAACAGTGACGGCGACGGCAAGACTCGCGACGATAATCTTGCTCCAAGCGACGGCTTTTGGTAAGAAAAATTGTGCCTTTAATTTGCATATCCGGTACAATGTCATGCATGATGATGAAAGAATAATAAACTTTAGACAAGGATAGGCAATTGATAGGTAATTGAAGTATCATTATATTAGCATCTAATTTCAAAGATAACACAACCTAAGTCTCAATGTAGTCAA
This genomic interval carries:
- the LOC133884215 gene encoding protein NRT1/ PTR FAMILY 2.3-like, with protein sequence MEANGRSQEPPPPRNLAVDHESLQQNGDPRRKGGWITFPFLGVAMLGLGVATSGALSNLVVYLIKEYNVPSVDAAQISNIISGCLSLAPVAGAIVADAFFGCYPIVAVSMFFSVLALVVFTLTASLRGLRPASCQLGASPCQPASAGQMAALYAGVFLMCVSAAGSRFNQATMGADQFDAAADRDVLFNWFFIFFYASSVLGSTVIVYIQDSVSWTLGFGISGAAAVVGLAALLLGTRYYRRPAVLGSPFTGLARVAVAAAMKRKVNVATSEELKFYHGLRNSDGDGKTRDDNLAPSDGFCFLNRAALITDGDVIAADGLVARPWRICTVQQVEDFKAVLRILPLWSAAIFLSVSIGVQINFTILQALAMDRAVGRFTVPAGSMIVGCFIAVVVSLGLLDRVLLPLWRRLTGHNPTSLQRIGAGHVLTVVSMAASAVIERRRLATVRAHGEEDNPGWVSPLSAMWLVLPFAVSGAGEALHFPGQVTLYYQEFPPSLKNTATGMVAMIVALGFYLSTALVGIVRHTTAWLPDNMNASRLENFYWLLAVLVSVNFGYYLLCARLYKYQNVGK